Proteins encoded by one window of Vigna radiata var. radiata cultivar VC1973A chromosome 5, Vradiata_ver6, whole genome shotgun sequence:
- the LOC106761421 gene encoding 101 kDa malaria antigen → MKNDDLENCQILLETELLGWLVLFDREVFMGKKKRQKTKELSVAIAEASSKGGDTEHHHHHQQQEEEPRRPRKRGRPRKVVVVETESEGKKVEAEASAAAEKEKEEEEEDEQHVKAEEELTSASATTCTMIVTKEGIQLPKGEPSRSRARRKSKPRKST, encoded by the coding sequence ATGAAAAACGATGATCTAGAAAATTGTCAGATATTATTGGAGACAGAGTTGTTGGGGTGGTTGGTATTATTTGATAGGGAAGTGTTTATGGGGAAAAAGAAACGACAAAAGACAAAGGAACTTTCGGTAGCGATAGCCGAGGCTTCATCCAAAGGAGGTGACACggagcatcatcatcatcatcaacaacaagaagaagaacctCGGCGTCCACGAAAAAGAGGGAGACCTCGTAAGGTTGTTGTTGTGGAAACGGAAAGCGAGGGGAAAAAAGTGGAAGCAGAAGCTTCTGCAGCagcagagaaagaaaaagaagaagaagaagaagatgaacagCATGTAAAGGCAGAAGAGGAGTTAACATCAGCATCGGCAACAACATGCACGATGATAGTTACAAAGGAAGGGATTCAACTCCCAAAAGGGGAACCCTCGAGAAGCAGGGCCAGACGCAAAAGCAAACCCCGAAAAAGCACTTGA
- the LOC106761019 gene encoding uncharacterized protein LOC106761019 yields MTGEGGKGSGYAVVVVVDCILTLPFTNPTQEAEPSLILTMSDKVNGLPEDQAWQELKLPELLNSDAVREIHATIEKEWDFLKRSACQTAAGRALWKHAIHDPLADLLAGETYLRNLHEKIKNDRLNNAREISGVILAVRTLWFDSRLEDALNSPTARAAQVVLLGAGMDTRAYRLSCLKDSDVYEVDFSGVLDVKTTILQAAADSAYDSQHTMSKAKSLTRVAADIRENDWMEKLETAGYIPQKSTVWILEGIIYYLTQSQAMQVLRILANKCALAHTVLLADFMNKPSTTLSNSVFQFYSDWPDHLLPSLGFTNVKLSQIGDPDAHFGLLNDPLNLFNRLRSLPRSLQTNPDDGKPCCRLYLVEASGSPDQNVSHNGPNTQA; encoded by the exons ATGACAGGCGAGGGAGGGAAAGGGTCGGGTTATGCAGTTGTGGTAGTCGTGGACTGCATTCTTACCTTGCCTTTCACTAACCCAACCCAAGAAGCTGAGCCATCTTTAATTCT AACCATGTCAGATAAAGTAAATGGGTTGCCCGAGGACCAAGCGTGGCAAGAGCTGAAGCTTCCAGAATTGCTCAACAGTGATGCTGTAAGAGAAATCCATGCAACCATTGAAAAAGAATGGGATTTCCTTAAGAGGTCAGCTTGCCAAACTGCTGCGGGAAGGGCTCTGTGGAAGCATGCCATCCATGATCCACTCGCTGATTTACTGGCAGGGGAGACTTACCTCAGAAACCTCCATGAAAAGATCAAGAACGACCGCCTCAACAATGCTCGTGAAATTTCTGGAGTCATTCTTGCAGTACGAACCCTCTGGTTTGATTCTAGGCTAGAAGATGCCCTCAATTCCCCTACTGCCAGAGCAGCTCAGGTTGTTCTCCTTGGCGCAG GAATGGACACGAGAGCATATCGTTTGAGTTGCTTGAAGGACAGTGATGTGTATGAGGTGGACTTTTCGGGAGTGTTGGATGTAAAGACCACTATTTTACAAGCGGCTGCGGACTCAGCGTACGACTCGCAACATACTATGTCCAAAGCCAAATCCTTAACCAGAGTAGCAGCCGACATAAGAGAAAATGACTGGATGGAAAAGCTTGAGACTGCGGGATACATACCTCAAAAGAGCACTGTTTGGATTCTAGAAGGTATCATCTACTACCTCACCCAGTCCCAAGCCATGCAAGTGCTGAGAATTTTGGCGAACAAATGCGCCTTAGCACACACAGTCCTTTTAGCAGACTTCATGAATAAGCCATCAACCACTCTATCCAATTCAGTCTTCCAATTTTACAGCGATTGGCCAGACCATCTATTGCCATCCCTAGGGTTCACTAATGTAAAACTTTCACAAATTGGAGACCCAGATGCCCATTTTGGTCTCTTAAATGATCCATTAAATCTCTTCAACAGGCTCCGCAGTTTGCCCAGATCGCTACAAACCAATCCAGACGATGGAAAGCCATGCTGCCGATTGTACTTGGTGGAAGCTTCTGGTTCACCTGATCAAAATGTTTCACATAATGGACCAAACACTCAGGCTTGA
- the LOC106762709 gene encoding DUF21 domain-containing protein At1g47330 has product MAAEIPCCGTKFSLYVLVIVGLVCFAGLMAGLTLGLMSLGLVDLEVLMKSGRPQDRIHASKIYPVVKNQHLLLCTLLIGNSLAMEALPIFLDSLVHPAAAILISVTLILMFGEILPQAICTRYGLTVGATLAPFVRVLLLVFYPVSYPISKVLDWMLGKGHAALLKRAELKTFVNFHGNEAGKGGDLTHDETTIITGALELTEKTAKDAMTPISKAFSLDLDATLNLETLNSIMTIGHSRVPVYAGEKTNIIGLVLVKNLFMVDSKAAVPLRKMVIRKIPRVSENMPLYDILNEFQKGHSHIAVVYKDLNSKSEAPKKVKDGEQHDLRDNYKNKGENAPLDKGSKLESGDTLTTATKIEGAQQAKKSPPATPAFKKRHRGCSYCILDLDNAPLPVFPPNEVVVGVITMEDVIEELLQEEILDETDEYVNIHNKIKVNMNASKEKASDANLMQPSQEVQGHTPTNSISTATSATGSPTTIDLISESESLRNQ; this is encoded by the exons ATGGCGGCGGAGATACCGTGCTGCGGGACAAAGTTCTCATTGTACGTGTTGGTGATCGTAGGATTGGTCTGCTTCGCGGGCTTAATGGCTGGTCTCACTCTCGGACTCATGTCTCTCGGACTCGTCGACCTCGAAGTTCTCATGAAATCTGGCCGTCCTCAGGATCGAATTCACGCTT CGAAAATTTATCCAGTGGTTAAGAATCAACATCTTCTGCTTTGCACACTTCTAATTGGAAACTCCTTAGCCATGGAG GCTCTTCCCATTTTTCTTGATTCACTGGTGCATCCTGCTGCTGCAATCTTGATTTCGGTCACTCTCATCCTCATGTTTGGAGAG ATATTGCCGCAGGCAATTTGCACAAGATATGGATTGACAGTTGGAGCAACGCTGGCTCCATTTGTTCgtgttcttcttcttgttttctACCCGGTTTCTTATCCAATCAGCAAG GTTCTTGATTGGATGTTGGGTAAAGGACATGCTGCCCTTTTGAAGAGGGCAGAGCTCAAGACTTTTGTGAACTTTCATGGAAATGAG GCCGGTAAAGGAGGAGATTTAACTCATGACGAAACAACCATCATTACTGGGGCACTTGAGTTGACAGAAAAGACTGCAAAAGATGCCATGACTCCCATATCAAAGGCATTTTCCCTTGATCTGGATGCAACTCTAAATTT GGAGACACTGAATTCGATAATGACAATTGGTCATAGTAGAGTTCCAGTTTATGCAGGAGAGAAAACTAATATTATTGGACTTGTTCTG GTGAAAAATCTCTTTATGGTTGATTCAAAGGCTGCAGTTCCTCTAAGAAAAATGGTCATCAGAAAAATTCCTCG TGTTTCAGAGAACATGCCTCTGTATGATATTTTGAACGAATTTCAGAAGGGTCATAGTCATATTGCAGTAGTGTATAAGGATCTGAACAGTAAAAGTGAGGCCCCAAAGAAGGTTAAAGATGGAGAACAGCATGATCTCAGGGACAACTATAAGAACAAGGGAGAGAATGCACCCTTGGATAAAG GTTCTAAATTGGAGTCAGGTGATACTTTGACTACTGCTACTAAGATTGAAGGTGCTCAACAAGCAAAGAAAAGTCCACCAGCAACTCCTGCTTTTAAAAAGCGACATAGAGGGTGTTCATATTGCATCCTGGACCTTGATAATGCGCCCCTGCCAGTATTTCCACCCAATGAAGTGGTTGTTGGTGTTATTACAATGGAGGATGTCATCGAAGAGCTTCTTCAG GAGGAGATATTGGATGAAACTGATGAATATGTCAATATCCATAACAA GataaaagttaacatgaatGCTTCAAAGGAGAAGGCTTCTGATGCAAATCTGATGCAACCTTCTCAAGAGGTTCAAGGGCACACACCAACTAATTCAATTTCTACAGCTACTTCTGCAACAGGTTCACCTACCACAATCGATCTAATCTCTGAAAGTGAGTCACTAAGGAATCAATAG
- the LOC106760850 gene encoding uncharacterized protein LOC106760850: MPLPTVVSTISSFSAVLVSTVTARATLPPKCTVSPSPVLSRRDIALLSFLALSPPASAIEFGISGPKNWLKEQKRKASKFLLAPVDASRQILRSAYLTLTKTDAAYTDEDLEQIQQLFISAARDCVPQDRNSFVTFQAKSGVEVCTFRLIVKNAASLLGNKDPVKLKAEALLDNLLRSFATISGMASETNIQLASDREKIADAVSDTISDLDKFEQGITDCLES, encoded by the exons ATGCCATTGCCAACTGTCGTTTCcactatttcttctttttctgccGTACTTGTATCCACTGTCACGGCGCGCGCTACACTCCCTCCAAAATGCACCGTTTCCCCTTCTCCTGTTCTCTCTCGCAGAGACATCGCTCTGCTCTCCTTCCTCGCGCTCTCTCCACCTGCCTCCGCCATTGAATTTGGCATCT CAGGACCGAAGAATTGGCTGAAAGAGCAAAAACGGAAGGCCTCCAAGTTCCTGTTGGCCCCCGTGGATGCCTCCCGCCAAATCCTTCGCTCTGCCTATCTCACGCTCA CGAAAACCGACGCTGCTTATACGGATGAGGATTTGGAGCAGATTCAGCAGCTGTTTATATCTGCTGCTAGGGATTGCGTACCACAGGACCGGAATTCTTTCGTCACTTTCCAGGCCAAGAGCGGAGTAGAG GTGTGCACATTTCGGTTGATTGTGAAAAACGCTGCTTCGTTGCTTGGAAATAAGGATCCTGTAAAGTTGAAAGCCGAAGCTTTGCTAGATAATCTTTTAAG ATCTTTCGCCACTATCAGTGGGATGGCAAGTGAAACCAACATCCAACTTGCATCAGATAG AGAAAAGATAGCGGATGCTGTATCAGATACCATATCTGATCTCGACAAATTTGAGCAGGGAATTACGGATTGCCTTGAAAGTTGA